Below is a genomic region from Zonotrichia leucophrys gambelii isolate GWCS_2022_RI chromosome 1A, RI_Zleu_2.0, whole genome shotgun sequence.
ggaacattcccagctctcctggatccctccctgctccagggaacattcccagctctccctggatccctccctgctccagggaacattcccagctctcctggatccctccctgctccagggaacattcccagctctccctggagccttccctgctccaggggaacattcccagctctcctggatccctccctgctccagggaacattcccagctctcctggatccctccctgctccaggggaacattcccagctctctcagatccctccctgctccagggaacattcccagctctccctggatccctccctgctccagggaacattcccagctctctcagatccctccctgctccagggaacattcccagctctccctggatccctccctgctccagggaacatttccagctctctcagatccctccctgctccagggaacattcccagctctctcagatccctccctgctccagggaacattcccagctctcctggatccctccctgctccagggaacattcccagctctccctggatccctccctgctccagggaacattcccagctctccctggatccctccctgctccagggaacattcccagctctccctggagccttccctgctccagggaacattcccagctctccctggatccctccctgctccaggggaacattcccagctctctcagatccctccctgctccagggcacattcccagctctctcagatccctccctgctccagggaacattcccagctctctcagatcctccctgctccaggggaacattcccagctctccctggagccttccctgctccagggaacattcccagctctccctggatccctccctgctccagggaacattcccagctctctcagatccctccctgctccagggaacattcccagctctccctggatccctccctgctccagggaacattcccagctctcctggatccctccctgctccaggggaacattcccagctctccctggatccctccctgctccagggaacatccccagctctcccagatccctccctgctccagggaacattcccagctctcctggatccctccctgctccagggaacattcccagctctgggagcagctccagggtctcctctggactctctccagcagctccacatcctcctgCCATTGTCCCCACAGTCCCTGTGGGATCTCACCTGAGAGTTCCCCCCTCTCCTGCCACCCACATTTCTCCACCCAAACTTtgcacctccagctccacaAATCCCTCCTGACtggtccctcctgccccatccagcTGTGgtagcagctgctctgtgtccctgcaggcctcaAGGTCCTGGCCCAGAAGATCCCAGAGGGGTTGATCACCGGCACGCTGCCCGTGTCCTGCCAGGTGCCAGCGCCCCCAGGAACTGCCCGCAGGAGAGCAGCGCCCAGGGTGCCCCCCACGCGGGCAGAGAACAAGTGGAGGTTTTCTGCAGATGATCTCCAGAAGCTGAGGCATTACCTGGCTGAGGAGCAGATGCCTTCAGATGCTGCCAGTAAGAGACCAGTGCTGCCTTTTTGGGCTTGCCTAGAAGCAGAGGCCAGGCTGATCCCTCAGGGTttagattttctatttttcccattctgtgctgctttagtgtgtgggtctgagcttcacattaGGGATGGTgagctgtgtgcacagagcaggacacaaaacaattcctgctccagctgggcaccaaggacaaatgccCCAAATCTCAGGTTTaacagggcaggggctgggtgaTCACTCACCCTGCACCTTGAGAGAGGTCCCTCATTTCACACCTCAGTGTGCCAACTCTGGCTCTGCCAAAGGGCACCTGAGCccttctgcagccccagagacACAGAGGAGCCTCCCACCATGGAAATGCCACTGTGGGCATCAGTGCTGGTGTCAGGAGCTCATCCACGTCCTGGTGACAGCCTGGGACAGTTTGGTTAAACACCACAACCCATTTTTTACAGCACCAACCACTCCTGATGGCTGTGTCAGGGATGGGGTTCCCATCAAGTAGATCCTGAAAGGtgatgatgcctcaggtttagcttttatatttttcacattctttggTGTGAGGGTCTGAGCTTCccattcagggatggtgagctctgtgcacagagcagggagacaaaacaattcctgctccagctgggcaccaaggacaaatgccccaaatctcagcccaggagcacaaaccccaaacaagcagggtgggactgcctgggctgaagctggaatgggacaatgaactgcaaggggcaaatggagcagaactgatcccagggagagaccccggcagcgctcgtgcattttggggccgttttgggtcatcttgggtgcagccctggctgggctctggtgctgcccaaggtgcacccatggaggagatgctgtgaataaatccctgctttattctttagctccatctaggtcagccttcacaaggcattgAGGCAaagttaaaagaataaaaggagaTATAGTTAATCAAATACCTTCAGGTACATTAAGGGCAGATGAAGTTAATTAACCTTTCATGTGGAGTTTAGTCATGCACTAATACAGTGcaggatttgaaaaatataaatgctaAAATTTATGCTAAGGCATTACCAGAATGTGCCTCAACCTCatcatggaatggttgggtgggaaggggccttaaaccccatccatcccactgtgggaagggaccttaaaccccatccatcccactgtgggaagggaccttaaaccccatccatcccaccacaggcagggaccttaaaccccatccatcccactgtgggaagggaccttaaaccccatccatcccactgtgggaaggggccttaaaccccatccatcccactgtgggaaggggccttaaaccccatccatcccactgtgggaagggaaacttaaaccccatccatcccactgtgGGAAGGGGCTTtaaaccccatccatcccactgtgggaagggaaacttaaaccccatccatcccactgtgggcagggaccttaaaccccatccatcccaccgTGGGCAGGGACCTtaaaccccatccatcccactgtgggaagggaaacttaaaccccatccatcccactgtgggcagggaaacttaaaccccatccatcccaccgTGGGAAGGGACTTTAAACCCCATCCATTCCATTgtgggaagggatcttaaaccccatccatcccaccatGAGCAGGGACCTtaaaccccatccatcccactgtgggaagggaccttaaaccccatccatcccactgtgggaagggaaacttaaaccccatccatcccactgtgggaaggggccttaaaccccatccatcccaccatGGGAAGGGGCTTtaaaccccatccatcccaccgTGGGTAGGGGACCTtcctcccatccatcccactgtgggaagggaccttaaaccccatccatcccactgtgggaagggaccttaaaccccatccatcccactgtgggaagggaccttaaaccccatccatcccactgtAGGAAGAGACCTtcctcccatccatcccactgtgGGAAGGGGCTTtaaaccccatccatcccactgtgGGAAGGGGCTTtaaaccccatccatcccaccacaggcagggaccttaaaccccatccatcccactgtgggaagggaccttaaaccccatccatcccactgtgggaagggaccttaaaccccatccatcccactgtgggaagggaccttaaaccccatccatcccactgtgggaagggaccttaaaccccatccatcccaccacAGGCAGGGACCTTAAACCACATCCATCCCATGGTGGGAAGGGAATTtaaaccccatccatcccactgtgggaagggaaacttaaaccccatccatcccactgtgggaagggaaacttaaaccccatccatcccactgtgggaagggaccttaaaccccatccatcccaccgtgggaagggaccttaaaccccatccatcccactgtgggaagggaatttaaaccccatccatcccactgtgggaagggaccttaaaccccatccatcccactgtgggaagggaccttaaaccccatccatcccactgtgggaaggggccttaaaccccatccatcccactgtgggaaggggccttaaaccccatccatcccactgtgggaagggaccttaaaccccatccatcccacgGTGGGAAGGGAAACTtaaaccccatccatcccaccacAGGCAGGGACCTTAAACCACATCCATCCcactgtgggaagggaccttaaaccccatccatcccattgtgggaagggaccttaaaccccatccatcccactgtgGGAAGGGGCTTtaaaccccatccatcccactgtgggaagggactttaaaccccatccatcccactgtgggaagggaccttaaaccccatccatcccactgtgGGAAGGGGCTTtaaaccccatccatcccactgtgggaagggaccttaaaccccATCcgggaagggaccttaaaccccatccatcccaccatGATCAGGGACCTTAAACCTCATCCATCCcactgtgggaagggaccttaaaccccatccatcccactgtgggaagggaaacttaaaccccatccatcccactgtgggaagggaaacttaaaccccatccatcccactgtgggaagggacaccctcctccatcccaggttgctccaagcccaccCAGGCTGgctggacacccccagggatggggcaccccaCCTTGTGCACATTCATTTTGTGACCCGGGCCCGTTTCTCCCACAGGCCGCCTCAGCCGGGGGCTCTCAGGCCGTGACTCGAAGCTCTCCTCgggcaggagccagcccagcctgcacagCTCTCCCCGCAGCCTGGCCTCCCTCAGCAGCCGCTCCCACAGCAGGACCAGCGTCCAGAACAGGCCCTGGAAAtaaagcagagcccagcctgggcaatGCTGAGCAGTGCAGTGCAGCCCCTTGGTGGTTTTAGGCATCggcagggaaaagcagccctgGTGAGACCTGGCAGCTCGGGTAAggctgggcaggacagagctgatAGAACTGGTTTTGTAGGGGAGGGAGGAAACTGCTAGTAAAGGCTGGCACCAGTAGAAACTGTCCCACAAAGTTTTTAGTCCAGCTGGAGGAATTTGTGTCCGTAACATTCCCAGGCCTGGAGCTGTGAGGGTGAACAGGCCACAAATCATCTGTGAGCGCAAACTTTGGTGGTTTTAGCAGAGATAAAGACACTCAGCAACTTGCCAAAAGTGAGAGAAGATCCTGGAAGGGTTgcttcttgggtttttttaaaataaattatggtAATGAACAGAAGTATTTGTAAAAAAGATGGTTTTTATTGCTCAGTTGGTGCTGTGACAGCCGTGCTTGCTCGTGGACACTTTGTGAATAGTTGTGTCTTTTTCAAGGTGACCTGAAGGAGAGTaactggattttcttttcccaatgACTCCTTTGCCAGTGATTTTTTAGGAGTTTCTTTAAGGTTTAGGGTGGCTGAAGGaaaatttgctgctgctgctgcctcgcCAGGGTGCCTAAaacccagcagggccctggaaTCAGGAACTGAACAGTTGGAAAAGTGAATATCAcaaattttttcctcaaattggTGCTTCTGGATAACCTGGGAATCCTCTGATTTTCCTGAGCTGCCTGTGGGACCCTTTGGAAGTGATTTTGGAGGGATTCTGCTCTCCAGTTTTCCATCTGGCATTGCTGAGCCTGATCCTGCTTTGGTTACTGTGATCTTGTGGGGTTTGTGTGTATTTTTGGAGTCAgtggtttttccccctttttgaaGCAGACAATTTTCAACACATCCCCAAACTCACTGGTGACTTTGGGATAATTCTGGTGAAAGGACAAAAAGTAGGAGAAATGGCACATAATTTCCTGTTTGGGAGATTAGGACTGAACATCCCTGAGCACGTTTATCTTTTATTGTGACTGTGAGTGTGAGATGAgacagtgctggctgcagggctggcaggttCAGTCTGATAaggtcctgctgctgtgggagtaGATTTTTCCAGCTCCATGAGCTCTTGGCAGTGTCATTGCATTGGCTGAAATCCTGGTTTTGCTGTCCAGCTGTGGGAGACAGATCCAGaatccctggctgctctgtgctgcatgAAAACCTCCTGGTGAAACTTGGATAAAACTGGCTTGAGTTGTTTGTGATCCTCCAAATCCCAGGAATCAAAGCAAGGACTGCATGTACTTTCCCACCATCTCCGTGGATTTGTGTGGATTTGGACTCCTGGTGTTGTTTGGAGCAGAGTCAAACTCCCTAGAGGCTGAGAGGTTTAAttgaataaaaatgtaaattacagCATCTGTTTGGGTGATTTATTTGCAGCTTTGAGAGGAAGGCTGGGAGTGAGCAGGGGCTCAGCTCGCCCTTCCTTAGGGATTGCAGCAGGTGAGGAGGGGTCACACAGTCACAAAGGTTtggctgggaagggaccctaaagcccCTCCAGTTCCAACTCCTGGACAATTGTGACAATTGGTGACaattcccactgtcccagggtgttccaagccctgcccagcctggccttggacattgcagggatccaggaacagccccagctgctctggcaattccagcccagccaggaattctcAATTCCCAAGAgtccctgtggcagtgggagccattccctgggtgctgtccctccatcccttgtccccagtccctctgcagctctgctggagccccaATAAATCCTGCTGGCCTCCAGAGCCCAATTCCCTTCCCATCCTCTGCCAGATCAAAGGGAAAGCCAccaccttccttcctttttgttCCTGCTATTTTCATACCCTTTCAATCAATTCCTTTTCCAGGCCATGACCCAGCACACCCTGTTTGTGCTGGCACCAACCCCAACTCCAAAAGGCCTTTTCCACCCAGTTTGTGAAAAAGGGCAAACAACCACAAGCTTTTCTCATCCTTCTTTGCAACCCCAGCTCCGAAGGCCTTTCCACCCAGTttgtgaaaaagagaaaacaaccaCAAGCTTTTCTCATCCTTCTTTGCATTTATTAACTGGTTGCCTTCTcccctctgtgcagctgctgctcccagctcagtaCATGTTGTCCCTGGCGTGCTCCATGATGACCTTCAGCGCCAGCCAGGTCTCCTGGGCGGTGGGCACGATCTGCTTGGCGGGCAGCAGGAACCCGTAACGCCCCGTGTCCCGCAGCTCGAAGGTGAAGGAATATTTGATGCCCTGGTTGTAGGTCCAGTCCACGGTGGATCCACTGGCTCTGTctgggggagggaaaagggaggtgGGATTCAGAGCTTTGTGGTGTCTCTGGGAGCCTCTCAGGAGCTTTGGGTTGGCAGACAGCACGGGACACGCTCTGTGCCCCAGGGGtactgagggcagccaggctggtcAGCTTTGGAGAGACACCAGAGACATGGGTGGAGGATAAAAGGCTGACTCTTAGCAGGGGTTACTCCAAGGTTTTATTCTGAAGGAGCCCCTACACCTCAGGGGGCTCCTGTTGAGAGCCCCGGGAGAGGTGCCAAGGTTAGGGAGGTGGAAACCCAAAGTAGAGAACATTTCCTGACCAAGAAGTGACCCTGAGGGATGGACATTTAGGACAGCCTATGGGGCAAGGCTTGGGGGGCTGACCCCTGGCTGATCACTCGATGTCCTGAACTGAAACTTCtagatggaggggatgggatggtgaGCGACTGACAGAGAGccagggtggggatttgggggtgatcTCAACAAAGGGATTACACAGATAAAGAGAGGGGGGTACAATTTAACTGACAGAGAGccaggtggggatttgggggtgatcTCAACAAAAGGATTACACAGGTAAAGAGAGGGGGTACAATTTAACTGACAGAGAGccagggtggggatttgggggtgatcTCAACAAAAGGATTACACAGGTAAAGAGAGGGGGGTACAATCTGGGGTAAACCATAtgggaaaaatacaaaaccaaaactattaCAAAGTATAGAAACACACTTCAACAGTGCAGGAATCCCATGGGATATTTGGCCAGGGTGAGGGATGGTTTTGGgatctgggggttttggggctgccccagcacttACAGATGGTGGTGATGATGCTGCCGTAGGTGAACTTGGTGCCATACAGGGAGGACAGAGCTGCCACGGCCTTGGCAGAAACCTCGTGCTGGGAAtacagggaacagggaaagatgagccacagaaaggaaaaacctGTGGGTACAGCTTTTTCTGGGTGCAACAAAGCTCCTCCCAGCTTCCCAAGGGGTGCAGGACCGAGCTGGCTCCTCCTTGGAGCAGCAGAAGAGCTCCAGCCCATGCCAGCCCCTCAAAGCACATGGGCCTCACCAGTTCCTGCTCATCTGGTGCCGGGGTCTCGGTGTAGCCGTAGGGgtagagcaggagctgggagtaGCTGTGGATGGAGACGAAAGCCTTGATGTTGCCATGGCTCTTCACAAAGTCCACGATGGATTTCACCTCGGGCTCCGAGTTGGGGTAGGGTCCGTGGTACGTCTCGGAGCAGGAGCTTGAGCTGGCTCCGGCATCTGTGGAGAAGAGGATGGTGAGAACACagcgggaatttgggggattccAAGCCCAAGAGGTTTTCCCACCCCCCAGCTCCTTGGTGGTGATCAAGGGATGCTCCTGGGGCATCTCCTCCTAGAGATTTAGATTTGTAGGGTGACTTTCACTTGTCACTGGGGGGCATCAAAGCTCAAACCAGGAGAGCAAATCCCACCTCTTCCCCAGGGGACATCAATGGATCTTTGAGCCAGAAACAGCTTTGGAGCCCCCAACTGGAGAGTGAAAAAGCTCCACAGGGGTAAGGGGGCAGCTCTGACCTCCAAAACCTGCGTCCCAGTTGCGGTTGGGGTCCACTCCGACACAGATGGCGCCCGCGTGCTTGGACCTGGTCTTGCGCCACATGCGGTTCTGGAAGGGCAGAGCCACCTCAGCTCAgctggtgcccagggctggtgggccccttcccatcccatggaAACGGGGGTGAGGAGGCTTTGCCCTCTCAGGGATGTGTAaccccccagatcccccccagccccatccagagcAGCAGTAGGAACCAGGGAGAGGAGATCCAGGGCAGTACCGTGGTTTGGGTGTAGGCAAAGCCATCTGGGTTGGTGACAATCTCCAGGAGGATGTCCATCGTCTCCAGGATGGAGGCCACTCCTTCGTTATTCGCGTGATCCTCGACAATCTAGAGAGGAGGGAGgtttggggctccctgttctccCTGTGGGATCACCCACCTGGAGCCCACAGCCCCTgagggccctgctggggtgtGTCAGTACCTTCTTGGCAAACCAGACGCCGCTGGCCTGTGTCACCCACTCGCGGGAGTGGATGCCGGTGTCGATCCAGATGGCCGGGCGGTTCGTGCCCCCTGTGCTGAACTGGGACAGCAGAGAGGGGGAGTTGGCTTTGTCCCTGTCACCACTTTCCCCCCCTGTGCATCACGATCCCCACGTCCTCACCTTGAGCACGTAGAGGGGACGGTTCTCGGTGGAGCGGCCAATCTCCAGCTTGCTCACCAGGTTGGGGTTCTCGGCCACCAGCATGTCCATGAAGTTGTAGATCTGGGAATGAGAGATGTGGGGGTGACTCCCAGCTTACCCCCTGCCCAAGAGCAaactttttcccccaaaatgccccaaatcttGTGCTTTCCCACCTCATCTATGGTGTGGTAGGCCTCGTAGTTGAAGGTGGCGGTGTCGACCGAGCGGTGGCGGCTGCTGCGGAGCATCTCCGCCTTCTCTTCATTCAGCAGGGcctgtgggacagggctggggtgagccccattcccactgatgggatccccctgtccctcacctcCCCTGCGGCCCTGCTGACCTGCACATCCTCGATCATGACGGAATAGGAGAGCCCAGAGGCCTCCAGGTGGACTTTGACGGCCTGCAGGCTGCGGAAGGGCACGCGGATGTCCACGGGCAGGCCGAGCTTGCGGGGCTCCAGCCAGAAATCCAGCTGGGTGGGGAAAAAGGACACGAGGGGTGAGATCCTGCCTCGGGATgcacccccagcaccagcctgtCTTGCTTTTCACCGCTCGGTTCCCGTGATCCCACATCCAGCCCCATCCTTGCTTTGCTTATGGGGTGTGAAACGAAGGCCATGGGCTGgggggtgaccccaaaatccatccccacAGCCAGTACCTGCAGATGCTCcaggtcctgcagctcctgcaccttctgcagctcctcatcGCTCTGGGGGACGACACGCAGCACCTGGTGCCTGTGGGGTCAGGGGTGCTGAGGGGTGTGGGACGAGCTCCGGCCCCGTTAATCCGACCTAACCCTAGCCATCCATCCCCCCATTCCAGGGATTTCCCCTGAGccttttccctgtgctccctcagggctGAACCAACTCCTTCTGCCCCACGCGGTGCCGCCGTCCCCGTGCCAGCCCCTTACCCGAAGAAGGTCTCGGTGCAGGTGGCCGCTGCCaccagggcagccaggagcaCGAGGAGCCTCAtggtcagcagggacagccaaTCTCaggtcccagcagtgccctgggcccTCTTAAATCCCATGGGATGGTGGCTCCAGCCCGGCCTtccccccagctgtccctttTCCCAGGGCCCTGGGAAGGCTCTGGCTGCCACCAGCCAAGGTcaggccctgctggccccaTCCAGGCACTCCCAGTCCTGGCCAAACCTGTCCCAGCAACCAGCTGGGGCCCTGGTGAGTCAGCTGGCAGCAAGGTGAGACCGGGAGGTGCCAAaatcccacagcccccagcgGCAgctgaggggagggaaaggatcAGTTTGGGTTGAGAATGcacaaaatgcagattttcacTTGGGGCTTGGTGAGCTGCATCCCTAAACCACAGCAATGGGGAAACTGGTTTAAAATTGGGCTGTAAAGCTTGGCCTAGGACAGAGGTCAGAGCAGGTGACAGTTGTCCCAGTAgccaaaaataaacagcaaataCTCCGAGGGAACCCCATGTCCCTCCTTGTAGCTCCCTGGGAAAGGATGATCGAGCAAAGCTGctcaaaaccccacaaatttgGGGTTGCttgcccaaaaaaccccatctcctcctcccaTGCTGGCTGTTGGCTCCAAGGGATGGGGACTTTGAGCCAAAGCCACGAGGGGAAAATCAACACCTGCAGGACTGGGAGTCCTTTTCCACCCTTTCTTTGGAGATTAGCATGAAAAATAATGAGTGTGCTTGAAACCACTGAATGTCCATGAGGGTTTATTGAGAGCAGGGAGTGCTGGGGGCGGTGCTGGGTCAGTATGGGTGCTCCAGGACGTGCACCATGATGTCCAGCAGCGCCGGCCACGTCTCGGTGGCAGTGGGGACgatctgggagctgggcaggaggaacCCGTAGCGCCCCGAGTCCCTCAGCTCCAAGGTGAAGGAATATTTCACCCCGTTGTCGTAGGCCCAGTCGATGGTGGTGCCTCCTGCCAtgtctgcagggagaggagcccgGTGGGAGCCCGTTCCCTGGGGATTTGCTGCGGGGTGAGGGAGGGACACTCACAGATGGTGTTGGCGATGCTGCCGTAGGTGTATTTTGTCCCGAACACGGCGGCCAAGTCGCTCACGGCCTTCTTGGCCAGTTCATTCTGCAAAGGAAGCACCAAAAGTGCTGCGATCTGGTGGATCACGGGGATCTAAAGCCCATCTTTCCCCATCCCTTCTGCTCTAGGTTTTCCCAAAACCCCTTAATTTTTGATGTTTGAGGTCCAGCTCACAACCTCCCTCCTCCAGAACCCAGGTGCAGGGGTTTGATATTCAGGTTGCATCTAACGAGAGGAGCAGGGGAGCTCCTGGGGTGGTGCCAGCCCCACGTTTTGGGGCCATCTCACCATTTCCTGGTGGTCGGGCGCGGGCGCCCTCCTGTATCCGTAGGGGAAGAGCAGCATCTGGGAGTAGCTGTGGATGGAGATGACGGATTTGACGTTGCCGTGGGCGCGGATGAAATCCACGATGGCTCTCACTTCCCGCTCGGAGTGGGCGTGAGGGCCATGGTAGGTCTCGGAGCAGGGattgctgctggagccagcacctggagcagggggaggaggagatcCAGAGAGGATCCCTCAGGAAGGGTTTCCATCCCTGGGTTTCTCCGCTCTAGCAGAAAGTTTTGATGTTTTGAGGCTCAAGCAACGCCTGGGTATGGGATCTGGTGGCCAAGGTCTCACCTCCAAACCCAGCATCCCAATTTCTGTTGGGATCCACTCCCACACAGCGGGATCCGGCGTTGATGGACCTGGTCTTGCGCCA
It encodes:
- the LOC135458263 gene encoding carboxypeptidase A1-like translates to MRLLVLLAALVAAATCTETFFGHQVLRVVPQSDEELQKVQELQDLEHLQLDFWLEPRKLGLPVDIRVPFRSLQAVKVHLEASGLSYSVMIEDVQALLNEEKAEMLRSSRHRSVDTATFNYEAYHTIDEIYNFMDMLVAENPNLVSKLEIGRSTENRPLYVLKFSTGGTNRPAIWIDTGIHSREWVTQASGVWFAKKIVEDHANNEGVASILETMDILLEIVTNPDGFAYTQTTNRMWRKTRSKHAGAICVGVDPNRNWDAGFGGQSSSSSSCSETYHGPYPNSEPEVKSIVDFVKSHGNIKAFVSIHSYSQLLLYPYGYTETPAPDEQELHEVSAKAVAALSSLYGTKFTYGSIITTIYRASGSTVDWTYNQGIKYSFTFELRDTGRYGFLLPAKQIVPTAQETWLALKVIMEHARDNMY